The Pedobacter frigiditerrae genomic sequence AATAACAATCAACAAGGCGATCCAGAAAAAGCTGCCGATGTAATGATCGAAGTTGCCAATCAAGCTGATCCTGCATTGCATTTATTTTTAGGTGCTGATGCTTACCAAGCCGCACAAAACAAAATAGAACTGGTGCAAAAAGACATGGAAATCTTTAGAGCCTTAGGTACAACTACCGGATTCGATAATTAATTTTTGAAGGTAAATCAATTAGAAAACTCAATTCGTTGCAAAGGATTGAGTTTTTAAGCGTTACAAATTATCCTTAAAATGTTTTAAATTTACAATATGGAGCCATTAGAAACCCTCGAAGATTTTTATGAAAGGAAATTCGATTTAAAATTTGAAGGCATTAATGCCGATTTGGGACATTTTAATGTTTTTAGATTAGAAGATTGCAATGCACCTGGTAAGCCACCTGTGCAATATAGTCGCCGAGATTTTTATAAAGTTGCCTTAATGAGGGGTAGGCACCTTTACCATTATGGCGATAAAACTTTAGAAGTTAACGGCAGTACCTTGATGTTTTTTAACCCTGAAGTGCCTTATACTTTCGAGCCATTAACCGAAGATGCAACTGGCTTTTTCTGCATTTTTAAGGATGCCTTTTTTACAGAATATATTCGGGGGAGTCTAAAAAACCTTCCCATGTATTCGCCCAATGGCAAACCAGCATATTTATTAAATAAACAACAAGACGAAGCTTTTGCCTTAATCTTCCTTAAAATGATTGAGGAACTACAATCAGATTATGCTTTTAAATTTGATCTGATTCGCAATTACATCATGGAAGTAATTCATGGCGCTATGAAATTGCAACCTTCAGAAACTTTATATAAACATGCTGATGCCAATGCTCGTATTGCAGCGGTTTTTACCGAACTTTTAGAAAGGCAATTCCCAATTGAATCTCGCTCACAGCAGTTTAACATGCGTTCGGCAAAAGACTTTGCGGAAAAGCTGAATGTACACCCAAATCATTTAAACAGGGCAATTAAAACAGCAACTGGAAAAACAACAACCACCCATATTAGCGAAAGATTAATTACCGAAGCCATCGCCTTGTTAAAACACACCAACTGGAACATCTCAGAAATTAGTTATACCCTAGGATTTGAAGAGCCTGCGCACTTTAATAATTTCTTTAAAAAACAAACTAGCCAAACACCAAAGGCTTACAGGATATAATTGTTTAAGCGATTGAACTGTCATGAAGCGTTTGTACATGTTTTTTTAATATGTGCGTCATTGCCAGCTCGTTCCGATAGCTATCGGAAGGCAATCGTAATGCGATTGAAGGCTGAATAAATCTACAAACTCTGTCACCCTGAATTTTTCAGTATTTATATTGTCTATAGCCTTCAAGAGGGCTTCGCCGTTTTTTTTAGGTTTTTTCTTGCAGGAAAGATGCTGAAATAAATTCAGCAGGACGTGTCGGATAGTAAGGCTGTTATTAATTATCAATCTAAACCAAGCTACAGTTGAAATGTGTTAATGATCCAAGGTTTTGTTCAAACACTAGCGAGTATGGTGAACCTACCTTTACATGGTAAATAAAAACAATTATTATCATGTCAAAAACAATTATAATTACTGGAGCTTCACGTGGTTTTGGTA encodes the following:
- a CDS encoding AraC family transcriptional regulator — protein: MEPLETLEDFYERKFDLKFEGINADLGHFNVFRLEDCNAPGKPPVQYSRRDFYKVALMRGRHLYHYGDKTLEVNGSTLMFFNPEVPYTFEPLTEDATGFFCIFKDAFFTEYIRGSLKNLPMYSPNGKPAYLLNKQQDEAFALIFLKMIEELQSDYAFKFDLIRNYIMEVIHGAMKLQPSETLYKHADANARIAAVFTELLERQFPIESRSQQFNMRSAKDFAEKLNVHPNHLNRAIKTATGKTTTTHISERLITEAIALLKHTNWNISEISYTLGFEEPAHFNNFFKKQTSQTPKAYRI